A window of the Ostrea edulis chromosome 1, xbOstEdul1.1, whole genome shotgun sequence genome harbors these coding sequences:
- the LOC125652564 gene encoding uncharacterized protein LOC125652564 — MSFFHLHKKWPITAMLWIVSKEPPSPTLDIPYVEDLLLGEAYTSATDKIQWLKTNLAIQREKIEQVAQLTVGQRNNHLWALVRKNRLTASNFGKVLAAIRRNRFPPSLFKQVLGSYDLSTKDAILWGINNESVAKAKYCSYGDAVVEETGVWLHESGVLGASPDGIIRRAATHKYNHQVAQLTDILETMKLMPEILEVKCPFSARNMTIPEAILSIKDFCLDFQVHDGRQMYKLKEDHIYYDQVQGQLHIQNKSACDFVVWTTKDIAIVRVLQDSAWDQNIAKLIDFYFTQIIPIVQK; from the exons ATGAGCTTTTTCCACCTTCACAAAAAGTGGCCAATTACAG ctaTGCTGTGGATAGTGTCAAAAGAACCCCCATCCCCTACACTGGATATTCCTTATGTAGAAGATTTATTGCTGGGAGAAGCTTACACTAGTGCTACAGACAAGATACAGTGGTTGAAGACAAATCTTGCTATCCAAAGGGAGAAAATAGAGcag GTTGCACAATTGACTGTTGGGCAGAGGAACAACCATCTTTGGGCTTTGGTCAGGAAAAACCGCTTAACTGCATCCAACTTTGGTAAAGTGCTTGCTGCTATCCGACGAAATAG GTTTCCTCCATCATTATTCAAACAGGTTCTGGGCTCTTATGATTTGTCAACAAAAGATGCCATTCTATGGGGTATCAACAATGAGTCAGTTGCCAAAGCAAAGTATTGCTCATACGGTGATGCAGTTGTTGAAGAAACAg GGGTGTGGCTACATGAAAGTGGTGTTTTAGGGGCAAGTCCTGATGGGATTATCCGCCGTGCAGCAACGCATAAATATAACCATCAAGTAGCTCAACTGACAGACATACTGGAGACAATGAAATTGATGCCAGAGATTTTGGAAGTTAAATGTCCTTTCAGTGCCAGGAATATGACTATTCCTGAGGCCATTTTATCAATCAAAGACTTCTGTTTAG ACTTCCAGGTTCATGATGGCAGACAGATGTACAAGCTAAAGGAAGATCACATCTATTATGATCAAGTACAGGGACAGCTACATATTCAGAACAAATCCGCCTGTGACTTTGTTGTGTGGACCACCAAGGACATTGCCATAGTTAGGGTTCTTCAAGACAGTGCATGGGACCAGAACATTGCAAAACTTATTGACTTTTACTTCACTCAAATAATCCCCATTGTTCAGAAGTAA
- the LOC125661704 gene encoding uncharacterized protein LOC125661704 codes for MLCFVTGCNHQSLRETCSFYRFPRKSLKQWEKLCRRKDRTVTSSDRICSCHFKDGRKENGPTLFPWNQGTYFDFQDPNTISRHQSRQADPCTEEETETAVTCNDREPLTTNETVDLEHTYMRSYTSLVQEIKGLEKQIAELQTEISYLQSKKHPVTVAKIMENEKKMMMYTSLKPEIFSIIDTTLQRFPLVYVDGWTPSAFSRSDQLFMTLMKLKLNCPLLDLAERFCTSKATVHNIFITHVFALHEVFFVGMMENNMPSLLKCKSSMPSSFGDFSCCRLVIDATEVTQDVPGQDMAAQSQTYSSYKNRHTVKAVTGVAPNGAVVYVSKLYPGSTSDVAIVEHSNMLAKLSPGDMILADKGFTIYSLLPQGVHLNIPPFLKDKGQYTPAEVQVCRKIARSRIHVERVNERIKNFEILSHIPQQFRHISTKIFQVCSMLVNFQDPMIAEIADNYTSNQ; via the exons ATGCTGTGTTTCGTTACTGGCTGTAATCACCAGAGTTTGAGAGAAACTTGTAGTTTCTACAGATTTCCTAGAAAAAGTTTGAAGCAGTGGGAGAAATTGTGCAG GAGAAAAGATAGGACAGTGACCTCATCGGACAGAATATGTAGCTGTCATTTCAAAGATGGAAGGAAGGAGAACGGCCCAACCTTGTTTCCTTGGAACCAGGGTACTTACTTTGACTTCCAGGATCCGAATACAATTTCACG ACATCAATCCAGACAAGCTGACCCTTGTACAGAAGAAGAGACTGAGACAGCTGTTACATGTAATGACAGAGAACCTTTGACTACAAATGAGACTGTTGATCTGGAGCACACTTATATGCGGTCCTATACATCTCTTGTACAAGAGATCAAG GGACTTGAAAAGCAAATTGCAGAGTTGCAGACAGAAATTAGTTACCTCCAGTCCAAAAAACATCCTGTAACAGTTGCcaaaataatggaaaatgaaaagAAG ATGATGATGTACACCTCTTTAAAACCAGAGATATTTAGCATCATAGACACAACATTACAGCGGTTCCCTCTGGTATATGTGGATGGGTGGACTCCAAGTGCTTTTTCGAGGTCGGACCAACTTTTCATGACATTGATGAAACTGAAGCTGAACTGTCCCCTCCTTGACCTTGCCGAACGATTCTGTACCAGCAAAGCCACAGTACATAATATCTTCATTACCCATGTTTTTGCTTTGCATGAAGTGTTTTTTGTAGGCATGATGGAAAACAATATGCCATCTCTTCTGAAATGCAAGTCATCAATGCCATCAAGCTTTGGAGATTTCAGTTGCTGTCGTCTGGTAATTGATGCCACAGAGGTGACGCAGGATGTCCCTGGTCAGGACATGGCAGCTCAATCCCAGACATATAGCTCATACAAAAATCGACACACTGTAAAGGCAGTAACAGGTGTTGCTCCTAATGGAGCAGTTGTGTACGTTAGCAAACTTTATCCTGGCAGTACCTCAGATGTGGCTATAGTGGAACACAGCAACATGTTAGCTAAGTTATCGCCCGGGGACATGATCTTGGCAGATAAAGGTTTTACGATCTATTCACTTCTTCCTCAAGGTGTTCACTTGAATATTCCCCCATTCCTTAAAGATAAGGGACAATACACACCAGCTGAAGTTCAGGTTTGCAGAAAGATAGCTCGTTCAAGAATCCATGTTGAGAGAGTGAATGAGAGGATAAAAAATTTTGAGATTCTTTCACATATTCCCCAGCAATTTCGCCACATTAGCACAAAgatttttcaagtttgttctatgCTTGTAAACTTTCAAGATCCAATGATCGCTGAAATTGCAGATAATTACACTTCCAATCAGTAA